The following are from one region of the Veillonella nakazawae genome:
- a CDS encoding xanthine phosphoribosyltransferase, whose protein sequence is MELLKQRIREEGIVLNNRVLKVDGFLNHQIDPQLFKAIGKEIADRYRDAGVQRIVTIEASGIALALMAALELDVPLVFARKKKSILMVDDVYHSVVYSYTKEENYDITISKKFLPAGEKVLIIDDFLASGEAAMGLAKLVEDAGDEVVGMAIAIEKSFQPGRERLEHAGYRVESLVRIKEFKDNGCVFIED, encoded by the coding sequence ATGGAATTATTAAAACAACGCATTCGTGAAGAGGGGATTGTCCTCAATAATCGCGTGCTAAAAGTCGATGGTTTTTTAAATCATCAAATCGATCCACAATTGTTTAAAGCAATCGGTAAAGAAATTGCTGATCGTTACCGTGATGCAGGGGTACAACGTATTGTTACTATTGAGGCATCTGGCATTGCATTGGCATTGATGGCTGCGCTTGAACTTGATGTGCCATTAGTATTTGCACGTAAGAAAAAATCTATTCTTATGGTAGACGATGTATATCATAGTGTGGTGTACTCCTACACAAAAGAAGAAAACTACGATATTACTATTTCTAAAAAATTCTTGCCAGCTGGTGAAAAAGTGTTAATCATCGATGACTTCTTGGCATCTGGTGAGGCGGCTATGGGCCTTGCTAAATTGGTAGAAGACGCAGGTGATGAAGTGGTAGGTATGGCTATTGCTATCGAAAAATCCTTCCAACCTGGTCGCGAACGCCTTGAACATGCAGGTTATCGTGTAGAGTCTTTAGTTCGTATTAAAGAATTTAAAGACAATGGTTGTGTATTTATCGAAGACTAA
- a CDS encoding LysR family transcriptional regulator, with translation MAVSADLYRTFLGVGLYLSFSRAAKELGVSQSAISQSIKQLEGELNMPLFVRTTKSVGFTPEGKELFDTVAKAFSILDNGVTQLQERVSQAYESLNLAATDTLCRHFLLPYFHKWQLQESEIGLHIINRPSPDCVELVLNKEAQLAVVNDYEGLRDNPQLEVTTLATIQDVFVGGPDYKGAGFFDQGRLLNEPILLLHKGSASRTFFDEVTHGACRKPRFELGSVDVLLDLVEINMGISMLPNHVVQQKMQEGSIVRIDTDIPVPTRDIVLVRSRLVPQSEGAARFTSLLINRESTRDKVL, from the coding sequence ATGGCAGTATCTGCAGATTTATATAGAACCTTTTTAGGGGTAGGCTTATATTTGTCCTTTTCCCGTGCCGCAAAAGAGTTAGGCGTTTCTCAATCCGCTATCAGCCAAAGCATTAAACAATTAGAAGGGGAACTGAATATGCCTCTTTTTGTACGTACTACAAAATCTGTAGGATTCACGCCTGAAGGTAAAGAGTTGTTTGATACGGTAGCTAAAGCGTTCTCCATCCTTGATAATGGGGTGACTCAATTACAAGAACGTGTTAGCCAAGCTTATGAAAGTTTAAACCTTGCTGCTACAGATACATTATGTCGCCATTTCTTATTACCATATTTCCATAAATGGCAATTACAAGAAAGTGAAATCGGATTGCATATTATTAATCGTCCATCCCCTGATTGCGTAGAGTTGGTACTCAATAAAGAGGCTCAGTTAGCGGTGGTTAATGATTATGAAGGCTTGCGTGATAATCCTCAATTAGAGGTCACTACATTGGCTACAATTCAAGATGTATTTGTTGGTGGCCCTGACTATAAAGGGGCAGGCTTCTTTGATCAAGGTCGCTTACTTAACGAGCCTATCTTATTATTACATAAGGGCTCTGCAAGCCGTACCTTCTTTGATGAAGTAACACATGGCGCATGCCGTAAGCCTCGCTTTGAACTTGGTAGCGTCGATGTATTGCTCGATCTTGTAGAAATTAATATGGGTATTTCCATGTTGCCTAACCATGTAGTGCAACAAAAGATGCAAGAAGGCTCCATCGTGCGTATCGATACAGATATTCCTGTACCGACCCGTGATATTGTACTTGTCCGTTCTCGTTTGGTACCTCAATCTGAAGGAGCGGCGCGCTTCACATCCTTGCTTATTAATCGTGAAAGCACTCGTGATAAGGTCTTATAA